One window of the Crassaminicella thermophila genome contains the following:
- the argS gene encoding arginine--tRNA ligase codes for MIDFKREIAKILSQRIEELTKDEIIEMIEIPPNSQMGDFAFPCFKLAKIFRKAPNMIAQEIAEDIKENDLFEKVENVAAYVNFFIDKVTFAKSVIGEVLTKKDTFGSSNIGEGKKVIVEFSSPNIAKPFHIGHIRSTVIGNSIYKLYDFLGYDTITINHLGDYGTQFGKLIVAYKNWGDEKEVEENPIPTLLKLYIRFHEEAEKNPELEDEGRMWFKKLEDGDEEAKRLWQWFREVSLKEFNRVYNMLNISFDSYAGESFYSDKMPRVLKMMEEKNMLKKSKGADIVDLEEYGMPPALIRKSDGSTLYITRDITAAIYRKEHYDFYKNIYVVASQQNLHFQQWFKVVELMGYEWAKDCIHVPFGLVSLEEGTMSTRKGRVVFLEDVLKKAVEKTKEIIGEKNANLENIDETAKQVGIGAVVFQELSNNRIKDYTFSWDRTLNFDGETGPYVQYTHARACSVLRKAQVTIDENVDYGLLSNEDAMDLVRLIQMFPATVEEAARKYEPSIVTRYIVDVAQAFNRFYHNSPIIVEDKELQKARLALVYAAKQTIKNGLGLLGIAAPERM; via the coding sequence ATGATTGATTTTAAAAGAGAAATAGCTAAGATTCTGTCTCAAAGAATTGAAGAACTAACGAAGGATGAAATAATTGAAATGATAGAAATTCCACCAAATTCTCAGATGGGAGATTTTGCTTTTCCATGCTTTAAATTAGCGAAGATTTTTAGAAAAGCACCAAACATGATTGCACAGGAAATTGCTGAAGATATCAAGGAGAATGATCTATTTGAAAAAGTTGAAAATGTTGCTGCTTATGTAAATTTCTTTATTGATAAAGTAACTTTTGCAAAATCTGTTATTGGAGAGGTTCTAACAAAGAAAGATACCTTTGGTTCGTCTAATATAGGAGAAGGTAAAAAGGTAATCGTTGAATTTTCATCTCCTAATATAGCAAAGCCTTTTCACATTGGGCATATAAGAAGTACAGTGATTGGAAATTCAATATATAAATTATATGATTTTTTAGGTTATGATACGATTACAATAAATCATCTTGGAGATTATGGAACACAATTTGGTAAGTTAATTGTTGCTTATAAAAATTGGGGAGATGAAAAAGAAGTCGAAGAAAATCCAATTCCTACATTGTTAAAGCTATATATTCGATTCCATGAGGAAGCGGAAAAAAACCCTGAATTAGAAGATGAAGGCAGAATGTGGTTTAAAAAATTAGAAGATGGAGATGAAGAAGCAAAGAGACTTTGGCAGTGGTTTAGAGAAGTTAGTTTAAAAGAATTTAATCGTGTTTATAATATGTTAAATATTTCTTTTGATTCTTATGCTGGAGAAAGTTTTTATTCTGATAAAATGCCTAGGGTATTAAAAATGATGGAAGAGAAAAATATGCTTAAAAAATCAAAAGGAGCAGATATCGTAGATTTAGAAGAATATGGTATGCCACCAGCATTAATAAGAAAAAGTGATGGTTCTACGCTATATATAACAAGAGATATTACTGCGGCAATTTATAGAAAAGAACATTATGATTTTTATAAAAATATATATGTTGTAGCATCACAGCAAAATCTACATTTTCAACAATGGTTCAAAGTTGTAGAACTTATGGGTTATGAATGGGCAAAAGATTGTATTCATGTTCCGTTTGGTTTAGTAAGTCTTGAAGAAGGAACAATGTCTACAAGAAAGGGTAGAGTAGTATTTTTAGAAGATGTACTAAAAAAAGCTGTTGAAAAAACAAAAGAAATTATAGGAGAGAAAAATGCAAATTTAGAGAATATAGATGAAACAGCAAAACAAGTTGGAATAGGTGCAGTCGTTTTTCAAGAGTTATCAAATAATAGAATAAAAGATTATACATTTTCATGGGATAGAACTTTAAACTTTGATGGAGAAACAGGTCCTTATGTTCAATATACTCATGCAAGAGCATGCAGTGTATTAAGAAAAGCACAAGTAACTATAGATGAAAATGTAGATTATGGTTTATTATCTAATGAAGATGCAATGGATTTGGTAAGATTAATTCAAATGTTTCCTGCTACAGTAGAAGAGGCTGCAAGAAAATATGAACCATCTATTGTAACTAGATACATTGTGGATGTTGCCCAAGCATTTAATAGATTCTATCATAATTCTCCTATTATTGTAGAAGATAAAGAGTTACAAAAAGCTAGATTAGCCCTTGTTTATGCGGCAAAACAGACTATAAAAAATGGTTTAGGGCTACTTGGAATTGCTGCTCCTGAAAGAATGTAA
- a CDS encoding alpha/beta-type small acid-soluble spore protein, whose protein sequence is MTRKKLVVPEARTALDQFKMEMAKELGINDSNPIDSSYLASYHTGLITRKLVEMAEKELTNK, encoded by the coding sequence ATGACAAGAAAAAAATTGGTGGTACCTGAAGCAAGAACAGCCCTAGATCAATTTAAAATGGAAATGGCAAAAGAATTAGGGATAAATGATTCTAATCCTATAGACAGTAGCTATTTGGCTTCATATCATACAGGATTAATTACTAGAAAATTAGTCGAAATGGCAGAAAAAGAATTGACAAACAAATAA
- a CDS encoding thymidine kinase has product MAQLYYRYSTMNAGKSIEVIKVAYNYEERDKRALVLTSALDNRYEIGKVTSRIGLEKEAIIIEDNTNILSVFLLENNKQKIDCVIIDECQFLKKHHVEELIEIVDSCNVPVLCYGLKNDFKNELFEGSYWLLVYADKIEEIKTICWCGRKATTNARVINGKIVKDGDQIQIGGNELYVPLCRKHYNDGTIKK; this is encoded by the coding sequence ATGGCACAACTTTATTATAGGTACAGTACAATGAATGCTGGAAAATCTATTGAAGTAATTAAGGTAGCATATAATTATGAAGAAAGGGATAAAAGAGCTTTGGTATTAACTTCAGCATTGGATAATCGATATGAAATAGGAAAAGTTACATCTAGAATAGGTTTAGAGAAGGAAGCAATTATTATTGAAGATAATACCAATATACTGAGTGTATTTCTACTAGAAAATAATAAGCAAAAGATAGATTGTGTAATTATTGATGAATGTCAATTTTTAAAAAAGCATCATGTTGAGGAATTAATAGAAATAGTGGATAGTTGTAATGTACCTGTACTGTGTTATGGATTAAAGAATGATTTTAAGAATGAACTATTTGAAGGTTCTTATTGGTTATTAGTATATGCTGATAAAATTGAAGAAATAAAGACAATCTGTTGGTGTGGTAGAAAAGCTACAACAAATGCAAGAGTTATAAATGGAAAGATTGTAAAAGATGGGGATCAGATACAAATAGGAGGAAATGAGTTATATGTTCCTCTATGTAGAAAACATTATAATGATGGAACAATAAAGAAATAA
- a CDS encoding B12-binding domain-containing radical SAM protein: MKILLTTLNSKYIHTALSLRYLHSFCKDTFDNMTIKEYTINHNTDYVLGEIYKGQYDIICFSCYIWNISEILKIVRNLKKVSPRLKIILGGPEVSFDPIDLMEKENAIDYIISGEGEETFKELLDFLINKRGKQNDIKGITYREGNIVIKNADRELMKDLGNIPSPYTEGLEEYKNKIIYYESSRGCPHNCRYCLSSTIKGVRFFPIDRVKRDLSIFLKERVKQVKFVDRTFNVKKSHSLEIMKYIVQNDNGYTNFHFEITADLLDDETLDFLSTVREGLFQFEVGVQTTYDKTMESIDRKVDFKILSQVVKKISSFRNIHLHLDLIAGLPYESFERFKKSFNEVYFLKPEKLQLGFLKLLKGSGIRKDKELYGYIFREEAPYEVLENKYISYKEILKLKMIEEMVEMFYNSHGFQNAIDYIIVNFYEQPADFYHALADFWEEKGYHNISHSKVKLYEILLNFYEENRLDNLDVFREILKFDYLMQGKTSLPNFFLHVELEDFHQRVHAFLHKEENIERYLKKYKGIAVKQIIKKVHFENFKYDIFKIIKNKNERVEERMTTILFDYELDSKVFAKSKYYKVHI; the protein is encoded by the coding sequence ATGAAAATTTTACTAACTACTTTAAATTCTAAATATATTCATACTGCTTTATCTTTACGTTATCTACATAGTTTTTGTAAGGATACCTTTGATAATATGACTATAAAAGAATATACAATTAACCATAATACGGATTATGTTTTAGGTGAAATTTATAAAGGGCAATATGATATAATATGTTTTTCTTGTTATATATGGAACATATCAGAAATTTTGAAAATTGTGAGAAACTTAAAAAAGGTAAGTCCAAGGCTAAAAATTATATTAGGTGGACCAGAAGTGAGTTTTGACCCTATAGATTTAATGGAGAAAGAAAATGCTATTGACTATATTATATCTGGAGAGGGAGAAGAAACTTTTAAGGAATTATTAGATTTTTTGATAAATAAAAGAGGAAAACAAAATGATATAAAAGGAATTACATATAGAGAAGGAAATATAGTCATAAAAAATGCGGATAGAGAATTGATGAAAGATTTAGGAAATATTCCTTCTCCATATACGGAAGGATTAGAAGAATATAAAAATAAAATTATATATTATGAAAGTTCAAGAGGATGCCCGCATAATTGTAGATATTGCTTGTCGTCAACTATAAAGGGGGTAAGGTTTTTTCCTATTGATAGAGTAAAAAGAGATTTAAGTATCTTTTTAAAAGAAAGAGTAAAGCAAGTGAAGTTTGTAGATAGAACTTTTAATGTTAAAAAGAGTCATAGTCTTGAAATAATGAAATATATTGTGCAAAATGATAATGGCTATACAAATTTTCACTTTGAAATTACAGCTGATTTGTTAGATGATGAGACTTTAGATTTTCTTTCTACAGTAAGGGAAGGGTTATTTCAATTTGAAGTAGGGGTCCAAACTACTTATGATAAAACGATGGAGAGTATAGATAGAAAGGTAGATTTTAAAATACTTAGCCAGGTAGTAAAAAAAATATCGAGCTTTCGAAATATTCATCTGCATTTAGATTTAATAGCGGGACTGCCTTATGAAAGCTTTGAAAGATTTAAAAAATCCTTTAACGAAGTATATTTTTTAAAACCAGAAAAGCTTCAATTGGGTTTTTTAAAATTATTAAAGGGATCAGGTATTAGAAAAGATAAAGAACTTTATGGATATATTTTTAGAGAAGAAGCACCTTATGAGGTGCTAGAAAATAAGTATATTAGTTATAAAGAGATTTTGAAATTAAAAATGATAGAAGAAATGGTAGAAATGTTTTACAACTCTCATGGATTTCAAAATGCCATTGACTATATAATAGTAAATTTTTATGAACAACCTGCAGACTTTTATCATGCATTAGCAGACTTTTGGGAAGAGAAAGGATATCATAATATTTCCCATAGTAAAGTTAAATTGTACGAAATTTTATTAAATTTTTATGAAGAAAATAGATTGGATAATCTAGATGTTTTTCGAGAAATACTAAAATTTGATTATCTTATGCAGGGAAAAACTTCTCTGCCAAACTTTTTTTTACATGTGGAATTGGAAGATTTTCATCAAAGAGTCCATGCCTTTTTGCATAAAGAAGAGAACATAGAAAGATATTTAAAAAAATACAAAGGGATTGCTGTAAAACAAATCATAAAAAAAGTACATTTTGAGAATTTTAAATATGATATATTTAAGATTATAAAAAATAAAAATGAAAGAGTAGAAGAAAGAATGACTACTATTTTGTTTGATTATGAATTAGATAGTAAAGTTTTTGCTAAAAGTAAATATTATAAAGTGCATATTTAG
- the iorA gene encoding indolepyruvate ferredoxin oxidoreductase subunit alpha, whose translation MKEFLTGNEAIARGAYEAGVTFVSAYPGTPSTEILENIAPYKEHVYAEWAPNEKVALEAAIGASIAGARALAAMKHVGVNVAADPLFTYAYTGVNGGLILVSADDPGMHSSQNEQDNRYYAKFSKVAMIEPSDSQEAKDFVKIALEISEKYDTPVLFRVTTRICHSKTLVELGEREEVGIKPYKKDISKYVATPANGRVLHVKVEERLKQLEKFSNETELNKIEWNDKKIGIVTSGIAYQYAKEVFGDTASYLKLGFTHPLPMKKIEEFANEVEVLYVIEELEPYIEEQMKAAGIKCIGKELIPRIGELNPDIIAKAILKEERQTIQYDEAKIVGRPPTLCAGCPHRGFFYMLAKKKNIMITGDIGCYTLGSAEPLSAMDTCICMGASVSAGHGAQKAFEFNGIDKKVVGVIGDSTFFHSGVTGLMDIVYNKGNAVTVILDNRITGMTGHQENPGTGYTLQGDKTHAINIPLLCEAVGIKKENIYIINPLDLDACKKTIDEALDKTEPVVIITEWPCVLKKPSPEDIEKFGNKRTICKVDEEKCKACRICTKTGCPAISFDEKASINEDMCVGCDVCLQACPFDAIEKVGE comes from the coding sequence ATGAAGGAGTTTTTGACAGGAAATGAAGCAATTGCTCGTGGAGCATATGAGGCTGGCGTTACTTTTGTTTCTGCATATCCAGGAACACCTAGTACTGAAATATTAGAAAATATAGCACCTTATAAGGAACATGTATATGCAGAATGGGCACCTAATGAGAAAGTAGCTTTAGAGGCTGCTATTGGTGCATCTATAGCTGGAGCTAGAGCTCTTGCAGCGATGAAACATGTTGGAGTTAATGTTGCTGCAGATCCACTGTTTACTTATGCGTATACAGGTGTAAATGGAGGACTAATTTTAGTATCAGCAGATGATCCAGGAATGCATAGTTCTCAAAATGAACAGGATAATAGATATTATGCAAAATTCTCAAAAGTAGCAATGATAGAGCCGAGTGATAGTCAAGAAGCGAAAGATTTTGTGAAAATTGCTTTAGAAATCAGTGAAAAGTATGATACACCTGTGTTGTTTAGGGTTACTACAAGAATCTGTCATAGTAAAACTCTTGTTGAATTAGGAGAAAGAGAAGAAGTTGGTATAAAACCGTATAAAAAGGATATTTCTAAGTATGTTGCAACGCCAGCAAATGGTAGAGTTCTTCATGTAAAGGTAGAAGAAAGATTAAAACAACTAGAAAAATTTAGTAATGAAACTGAGCTAAATAAAATAGAGTGGAATGATAAAAAGATAGGTATAGTTACTTCTGGTATTGCTTATCAATATGCAAAAGAAGTTTTTGGAGATACTGCATCTTACCTTAAGTTAGGTTTTACTCACCCATTACCTATGAAAAAAATTGAAGAGTTTGCTAATGAAGTAGAAGTTTTATATGTTATAGAAGAGTTAGAACCATATATAGAAGAACAGATGAAAGCTGCTGGTATAAAATGTATTGGTAAGGAATTAATTCCTAGAATAGGAGAACTGAACCCAGATATTATTGCAAAAGCTATATTAAAAGAAGAAAGACAAACTATTCAATATGATGAAGCAAAAATAGTAGGACGACCTCCAACATTGTGTGCTGGATGTCCACATAGAGGATTCTTCTACATGTTGGCTAAGAAGAAAAATATTATGATTACTGGAGATATAGGTTGTTATACTTTAGGTTCAGCAGAGCCTTTATCAGCTATGGATACATGTATTTGTATGGGAGCAAGTGTAAGTGCTGGACATGGAGCTCAAAAAGCATTTGAATTTAATGGTATTGATAAGAAGGTTGTAGGTGTTATTGGGGACTCAACTTTCTTCCATTCAGGAGTCACTGGACTTATGGATATTGTATATAACAAAGGAAATGCTGTTACTGTAATACTTGATAATAGAATTACAGGTATGACTGGACATCAAGAAAATCCTGGTACTGGGTATACTCTTCAAGGAGATAAAACACACGCAATAAATATACCATTGCTTTGTGAAGCGGTAGGTATAAAGAAAGAAAATATATATATAATAAATCCATTAGATTTAGATGCTTGTAAAAAGACGATTGATGAAGCTTTAGATAAAACAGAACCAGTTGTGATTATTACTGAATGGCCATGTGTTCTTAAAAAGCCATCTCCAGAAGATATTGAAAAATTCGGCAATAAAAGAACAATATGTAAAGTAGATGAAGAGAAGTGTAAAGCGTGTAGAATTTGTACAAAAACAGGGTGTCCTGCTATATCTTTTGATGAAAAAGCTAGTATTAATGAAGATATGTGTGTAGGTTGTGATGTATGTCTTCAAGCATGTCCGTTTGATGCTATTGAAAAGGTGGGTGAATAA
- a CDS encoding bifunctional enoyl-CoA hydratase/phosphate acetyltransferase: protein MVKNFEELIKVAKEQKKMRLTVAAAQDEEVLVAVCGASQLGIIEPIFIGDKEKINQIAKENDLKMDQYEIIDQKELEDSAKTAVRLVSSGQADFVMKGLLDTSILLKAVLDKEIGLRTDSQLSHVMVYDIPTYHKLLFLTDGGMNIAPVLEEKVKITKNAIQVAKSMGIERVKVAALAAKEKVSSKMQATIDADMLKQMSENGEFGKGVIVDGPLALDLAISKEAAQIKKFDSEVAGDADVLLVPTIEVGNGIGKALTYFANAESAGIIMGAKAPVVLVSRADTHEAKLNSIALGCVIAANK from the coding sequence ATGGTTAAAAATTTTGAAGAATTAATTAAGGTTGCAAAAGAACAGAAAAAAATGAGATTGACAGTGGCAGCAGCACAAGACGAAGAAGTTTTAGTTGCTGTTTGTGGTGCATCTCAGCTAGGAATTATTGAGCCTATATTTATTGGAGACAAAGAAAAAATCAATCAAATTGCAAAAGAAAATGATTTAAAAATGGATCAATATGAAATTATTGATCAAAAAGAGTTAGAAGATTCTGCGAAGACGGCAGTAAGATTAGTAAGTTCAGGACAAGCAGATTTTGTTATGAAAGGATTACTAGATACTTCTATTTTACTAAAGGCTGTGTTGGATAAGGAAATAGGGCTAAGAACAGATAGTCAGTTAAGTCATGTAATGGTCTATGATATTCCAACATATCATAAGCTACTATTTTTAACGGATGGAGGAATGAACATAGCACCAGTTTTAGAAGAAAAAGTAAAAATTACAAAAAATGCTATACAAGTAGCAAAATCAATGGGGATAGAAAGGGTTAAAGTTGCAGCCTTAGCAGCAAAAGAAAAGGTAAGTTCCAAAATGCAAGCAACTATTGATGCAGATATGTTAAAACAGATGAGTGAAAATGGAGAGTTTGGTAAAGGTGTTATTGTAGATGGTCCGTTAGCGCTTGATTTGGCTATATCAAAGGAAGCAGCACAAATTAAAAAATTTGATAGTGAAGTTGCAGGAGATGCAGATGTTTTACTTGTACCAACTATTGAAGTTGGTAATGGTATTGGAAAAGCTTTAACTTATTTTGCAAATGCAGAATCAGCAGGAATAATTATGGGCGCGAAGGCCCCTGTAGTTTTAGTTTCTAGGGCTGATACGCATGAAGCAAAACTGAATTCAATTGCTTTAGGATGTGTAATTGCAGCAAATAAGTAA
- a CDS encoding amidase domain-containing protein, translated as MKLYEYNREKAVSYAIRWALGRNPRYADFEKMGGDCTNFASQVVHAGGCPMNYNKYGWYFRNLKDRAPAWTSVEYFYQFLINNRSIGPVGEETDIYGIEIGDIVQINFQYDYRYDHSPVVIDIKPGNRMLDSIFIAAHTIDRIYYPLSNYNFKKLRFIHIKGFRR; from the coding sequence ATGAAACTTTATGAATACAATAGAGAGAAAGCTGTAAGTTATGCGATAAGGTGGGCTCTTGGCCGTAATCCTAGATATGCAGATTTTGAAAAGATGGGAGGCGATTGTACAAATTTTGCATCACAGGTTGTTCATGCTGGTGGATGTCCTATGAATTATAATAAATATGGATGGTATTTTAGAAATCTAAAGGATAGAGCTCCTGCATGGACGAGTGTAGAATATTTTTATCAATTTCTTATAAACAATAGGTCTATAGGACCTGTTGGCGAAGAAACTGATATATATGGCATAGAGATTGGAGACATTGTACAAATAAATTTTCAATATGATTATAGGTATGACCATAGTCCTGTGGTAATAGATATAAAACCTGGCAATCGAATGCTAGATAGCATTTTCATAGCAGCTCATACAATTGATAGAATTTATTATCCTTTATCAAATTATAATTTTAAAAAACTACGATTTATTCATATAAAAGGATTCAGAAGATAG
- a CDS encoding tetratricopeptide repeat protein, which translates to MLKRIEKYMKDRLDKVVFIELKKDAHIGDPKFEILKDIPIPMNINELVKPIKEGDTDYNLSLAGMARGMIFVIGLDCDFKYIQDYKKFLYAFDTQIEDYISYEGLKLAEEGKFYDALIYFKALITLDENNINGLYNCARCCQDIASASENKEKKKDFKREAIEILEIITEKYPDFSLAYYHLGFHYANQNLFKKAQLTWEKCLSLDIDEEKRKEILFQMKELKDQIQYEEGYTYILNNQPDLGIEKLLPLLEKYSDWWNLLFFVGLGYRQLGNIQEAINYLKKILTIKPTQVDTLNELGLCYASIYDFDKAEKYFRKALQFKENDSEILANLGMVYMESGKLDLAREVLEKSMQINPNDEITKQCIQKLNLM; encoded by the coding sequence ATGTTAAAAAGAATAGAGAAATATATGAAAGATCGATTAGATAAAGTTGTTTTTATTGAATTAAAAAAGGATGCTCATATAGGAGATCCTAAATTTGAAATCTTAAAAGATATACCAATCCCAATGAATATCAATGAATTGGTTAAGCCAATTAAAGAAGGGGATACAGACTATAATCTATCTTTAGCAGGTATGGCAAGAGGAATGATTTTTGTAATTGGGCTAGATTGTGATTTTAAATATATACAAGATTATAAAAAGTTTTTATATGCATTTGATACACAGATAGAAGATTATATCAGTTATGAGGGTTTAAAGCTTGCGGAAGAAGGAAAATTTTATGATGCACTTATATATTTTAAAGCACTTATTACATTAGATGAAAACAATATTAATGGACTATATAATTGTGCTAGATGTTGCCAAGATATTGCTTCAGCTTCAGAAAATAAAGAAAAGAAAAAGGATTTTAAGAGAGAAGCAATTGAAATTTTAGAGATAATTACTGAAAAATATCCTGATTTTTCTTTGGCATATTACCACTTAGGGTTTCATTATGCAAACCAAAATCTGTTTAAAAAAGCTCAATTAACATGGGAGAAGTGTTTAAGCTTAGATATAGATGAAGAAAAAAGAAAAGAAATATTGTTTCAGATGAAGGAACTAAAGGACCAAATACAATATGAAGAAGGATATACATATATTTTAAACAATCAACCAGATTTAGGAATTGAAAAATTATTACCACTATTAGAAAAATATTCTGATTGGTGGAATTTACTGTTTTTTGTTGGACTAGGGTATAGGCAATTAGGAAATATACAAGAAGCAATAAACTATCTAAAAAAAATACTGACAATAAAGCCAACACAAGTAGATACATTAAACGAATTAGGGTTATGCTATGCTTCTATCTATGATTTTGACAAGGCAGAAAAATATTTTCGTAAAGCTCTTCAATTTAAAGAAAATGATAGTGAGATACTAGCTAATTTAGGAATGGTATACATGGAAAGTGGTAAATTAGATTTAGCTAGAGAAGTTTTAGAAAAATCCATGCAGATAAATCCAAATGATGAGATTACAAAGCAGTGTATTCAAAAACTAAATTTAATGTAA
- a CDS encoding radical SAM protein, whose product MRYEGSVFRPPSEAYSLIIQATIGCSHNKCTFCSMYKDKKFRIRDIKEIEEDLEMARNYYSHVKRIFLADGNALVLKTENLEKILLKIKELFPECERVGIYSAPKDILRKSVEELKHLKKLGLGIAYLGVESGSDEILEHIQKGVTSEEIIQAGKRIVSSGINLSVTLISGLGGKEKWLKHAKESARIINEINPHYLGLLTLLIQPGTKIYDEVKNGEFKLLTPKEVVLETKELIENLNVENCIFRSNHASNYVALAGTLPNDKKHLLKQLSSMLEYPYGMKDEMLRRL is encoded by the coding sequence ATGAGATATGAAGGAAGTGTTTTTAGGCCACCTAGTGAAGCATACAGCCTAATTATTCAAGCAACAATTGGTTGTTCTCATAACAAATGTACTTTTTGTAGTATGTATAAAGATAAGAAATTTAGAATAAGAGATATAAAAGAAATTGAAGAAGATTTAGAAATGGCAAGAAATTATTATAGTCATGTAAAACGAATATTTTTAGCTGATGGAAATGCACTGGTATTAAAAACAGAAAATTTAGAGAAAATATTATTAAAAATAAAAGAACTTTTTCCAGAATGTGAGCGTGTAGGTATATATAGTGCACCGAAAGACATATTAAGAAAAAGCGTTGAAGAACTAAAACATTTAAAAAAACTAGGACTAGGCATTGCTTATTTAGGTGTTGAATCAGGGAGCGATGAAATATTAGAACATATCCAAAAGGGAGTTACTTCTGAAGAAATAATACAGGCTGGTAAAAGAATTGTTTCGTCAGGGATCAACTTATCTGTAACCTTGATATCAGGATTAGGTGGAAAGGAAAAGTGGTTAAAGCATGCAAAAGAATCTGCAAGGATTATTAATGAAATCAATCCTCACTATTTAGGATTGTTAACCTTGTTGATTCAACCAGGAACTAAAATATATGATGAAGTAAAAAATGGAGAATTTAAACTTCTGACACCAAAAGAGGTGGTTCTTGAGACGAAAGAGTTAATAGAAAATTTAAATGTAGAAAACTGTATTTTTAGAAGTAATCATGCCTCAAATTATGTTGCATTAGCAGGGACACTGCCAAATGACAAAAAGCATTTACTAAAGCAATTAAGCTCAATGCTAGAATATCCTTATGGTATGAAAGATGAAATGCTTAGAAGATTATAA
- a CDS encoding indolepyruvate oxidoreductase subunit beta: protein MAEVKNILLVGVGGQGIILASKILAQGLISAGYDVKMSEVHGMAQRGGSVTTQVRYGKKVYSPIIGKGQADIIVSFEKMETLRWLDHLKVDGKVVVNDYEIPSAPILIGDAKYPENVIEILKEKADTTIFKAADIAKELGNIKTMNVVMLGALAKAMGLEEVDWGKIVKNNVKEKFVNINIKALNKGMEQVK from the coding sequence ATGGCAGAGGTAAAAAATATTTTATTAGTAGGTGTAGGAGGGCAAGGAATAATCTTAGCTAGTAAAATTTTAGCACAAGGTTTAATTAGTGCAGGATATGATGTAAAGATGTCTGAAGTGCATGGTATGGCGCAAAGAGGTGGGAGTGTTACGACACAAGTTAGATATGGGAAAAAGGTATATTCTCCAATCATAGGAAAAGGTCAAGCGGATATTATTGTATCTTTTGAAAAAATGGAGACATTAAGATGGTTAGATCATTTAAAAGTAGACGGAAAAGTTGTAGTAAATGATTATGAAATTCCATCTGCTCCTATATTAATAGGGGATGCTAAGTATCCTGAGAATGTAATTGAAATATTAAAAGAAAAAGCTGATACAACAATTTTTAAAGCAGCAGATATTGCGAAAGAATTAGGAAATATAAAAACTATGAATGTAGTTATGTTAGGAGCTCTTGCAAAAGCTATGGGGTTAGAAGAAGTGGATTGGGGAAAAATTGTAAAAAATAATGTGAAAGAAAAATTTGTGAATATTAATATAAAAGCATTAAATAAAGGTATGGAACAAGTGAAATAG